In Silene latifolia isolate original U9 population chromosome X, ASM4854445v1, whole genome shotgun sequence, the following proteins share a genomic window:
- the LOC141617241 gene encoding uncharacterized protein LOC141617241, with translation MARTKKHNNNPKFNSQKHKNTFISSEIKDLQSNELDNELDIPDDLQENLEIASSSIGKRQDAASCSHSVPSKPRITVEDVSGEIEFWSTAVYCFIIGVRPPWMVVTGFIKRVWSGFAIDKISFMTNGIFIVRFKTKEHQQKALDYGPLMFDSKPVIVNEWRPEACLVKHDVQVIPIWVKLQGLDIKFWGMNSLKKIGGSIGKVIKCDDNTARRNFLSFPRLLIEVNKDQDFPKDIVFVDEIGKDQCVQVEYEWLPISCLKCKGIGHSQDQCKIESKKDAPKKVWKPMGLRPGQPAAPQLGNRQPTGPKPGVRQTGLPVVGQINVPVVVQPQGMGPKEKTPMSLPLVSPVITPVVPPVRRVNFPTPARIFSRLARADPPAASSSGMKGPGFTFMDALNSAIQISKRKLDEMGGLNSLTKQKDLKWFLHQNNVGLFGLLETRVRCSNWNKVHNNVCSDWAICTNNSSHKGGRIWLIWKPSLFNINVLEVTAQSIFAEVVDNAKGIRFRITVVYGFNKLAERSTLWTALKGHAARGRGPWAVFGDFNNVLFPDERIGTDISWAEIKHFQDTCHACGLVTVKSIGNFFTWNNKHEAGSRVFSRIDRVLGNDDWGIEFPDCVAKFLPEGLYDHSPCIITLREQYDRCPRPFKYFNMWALADDFMDVVSHTWGSVVHGTPMFCLTSKLKFLKKPLKGLNQEGFHNIEHTYSLAHKALLLMQEEMQSNPLNSELCDNERIIAKEVDRLLKAKHQFLSQKANMQWIEDGDDNTAFFHASIKRRRAVNKVFQISDNTGVLHEDPDGIDKAFELYYMKLLGSAKETQHVASHVVQSGRMVQPAHSAVLMKPVTPDEIKAAMFSIPGTKAAGPDGYSSQFFKDSWEVTGDTVIQAVLDFFEQGRLLKQVNHTVLTLIPKVDMPKLVTQFRPIACCNVVYKCITKIICNRLRDVLPDIVSDTQSAFVKGRDIVENILICQDLVKLYNRKTCTPRVMMKIDLQKAYDTVEWGFVKEMLGALGFPSVFIDRVMECITTPSYSISLNGRVFGHFKGRRGLRQGDPLSPLLFTLCMEYLSRLLLVAQEQQDFKYHSLCRRLKLSHLCFADDLLMFCHGDLGSVKVMLSAFVTFSQATGLQMNVDKSNVYMNGVDALEREHILEATGMVPAKLPFRYLGVPISAKKLSVLDCAVLVERVVERIRALGARKLSYGGRLVLVRSVLGTLHNYWARIFILPKTVIKSIEAVCRNFLWQGSEHYDKSPAVSWEKVCMPKKYGGLGLINAGMWNIAAMGKYIWWIMNKKDHLWVKWVHAIYIKEKDWLSYSPSTNASWSWKQLCQVKEILKGGYTGNSWCSLDKEYTIKDGYQWLLPTGSEMLWHHLVWSRIGTGKVNFIAWLAVQNRLMTRDRLIRWVPGESGCLLCGLMDESHTHLFFSCAFSCRCLKMVSDWLGVDIPGQNTVSWWLNMRCRSLLLKKVTGATICSLFYHVWFARNRCLHDQVLMLPKPEGVWLCWMGLGGFALAVVCVCFVFAGECSGAARPAGSEAEAVEEEERRLSFCLRPVAYVPGGL, from the exons ATGGCTCGAACAAAAAAGCATAACAATAATCCCAAATTCAAttctcaaaaacacaaaaatacgtTTATATCTTCTGAAATAAAGGATCTACAATCGAATGAATTAGATAATGAGCTTGATATTCCAGATGATTTGCAGGAAAACTTGGAAATTGCTTCGAGTTCAATTGGAAAAAGGCAGGATGCAGCGAGTTGTTCGCATTCAGTACCGTCGAAACCTCGCATTACTGTTGAGGATGTTTCAGGTGAGATTGAATTTTGGTCAACTGCTGTCTATTGCTTTATTATTGGTGTGCGGCCACCATGGATGGTGGTTACTGGGTTTATAAAACGTGTGTGGTCTGGTTTTGCGATTGATAAGATATCGTTCATGACGAATGGTATCTTTATTGTGCGGtttaagacaaaagagcatcaaCAGAAGGCGTTAGATTATGGTCCGCTTATGTTTGATAGCAAACCTGTTATAGTTAATGAATGGAGGCCTGAAGCATGTCTTGTTAAGCATGATGTGCAGGTTATCCCTATCTGGGTTAAGTTGCAGGGATTGGATATTAAGTTCTGGGGGATGAATAGCCTTAAGAAGATTGGTGGTAGTATTGGGAAGGTGATTAAATGTGATGACAACACTGCTCGTAGGAATTTTTTGAGCTTTCCTCGGTTGCTTATTGAGGTGAATAAGGATCAGGATTTTCCTAAGGATATTGTGTTTGTGGATGAAATTGGGAAGGATCAATGTGTGCAGGTTGAATATGAGTGGCTTCCAATCTCTTGTCTTAAGTGCAAAGGGATTGGGCACTCTCAAGATCAGTGTAAAATTGAGTCAAAGAAGGATGCTCCTAAGAAGGTTTGGAAGCCTATGGGACTTAGGCCTGGTCAGCCTGCTGCTCCTCAACTTGGGAACAGACAGCCTACTGGTCCTAAACCTGGGGTTAGACAGACTGGTTTGCCTGTTGTGGGACAGATTAATGTGCCTGTTGTGGTTCAGCCTCAGGGTATGGGACCTAAGGAGAAAACTCCTATGAGCTTACCTTTGGTGAGTCCTGTGATAACTCCTGTGGTTCCCCCTGTGAGGAGAGTAAACTTTCCTACTCCTGCTCGTATTTTTTCTAGATTGGCTAGAGCTGATCCTCCTGCAGCTAGTTCTTCTGGAATGAAGGGGCCTGGATTTACATTTATGGATGCTCTCAACTCTGCTATTCAGATTTCTAAGAGGAAGTTGGATGAAATGGG AGGGTTAAATAGCCTAACAAAACAGAAGGATCTTAAATGGTTTCTTCATCAGAATAATGTTGGGTTATTTGGTCTTCTTGAAACTAGGGTTAGATGTAGTAATTGGAATAAAGTGCATAATAATGTTTGTAGTGATTGGGCTATTTGCACAAATAATTCTAGTCATAAAGGTGGTAGGATTTGGTTGATTTGGAAACCTAGTTTGTTTAATATTAATGTGCTGGAGGTTACTGCTCAGAGTATTTTTGCTGAGGTGGTGGATAATGCTAAGGGTATCAGGTTCAGAATTACTGTAGTTTATGGCTTTAATAAGCTTGCTGAGAGGTCTACTCTTTGGACTGCTTTGAAAGGTCATGCTGCTAGGGGAAGGGGTCCTTGGGCTGTGTTTGGGGACTTTAATAATGTTCTATTCCCTGATGAAAGGATTGGCACTGATATTAGTTGGGCTGAAATCAAGCATTTCCAGGATACTTGTCATGCTTGTGGTCTGGTTACTGTTAAGTCCATTGGTAATTTCTTTACCTGGAATAATAAACATGAAGCTGGCTCTAGGGTGTTTAGCAGAATTGATAGAGTCTTGGGAAATGATGATTGGGGAATTGAGTTTCCTGATTGTGTGGCTAAGTTCCTTCCTGAGGGGTTATATGACCACTCTCCTTGTATCATTACACTCAGGGAGCAATATGATAGGTGTCCTAGGCCATTtaagtactttaatatgtgggcacttgctgatgatttcatggaTGTTGTTAGTCATACTTGGGGGAGTGTTGTTCATGGGACTCCTATGTTCTGTCTGACTAGTAAGCTAAAATTTTTAAAGAAGCCTCTGAAGGGGCTCAATCAGGAAGGGTTCCATAATATTGAGCATACTTATAGCTTGGCTCATAAAGCCTTGCTTCTTATGCAAGAGGAGATGCAGAGTAATCCTTTGAATTCTGAGTTATGTGATAATGAAAGGATTATTGCTAAAGAGGTGGATAGGCTTCTCAAGGCTAAGCATCAGTTTCTTAGTCAGAAAGCTAATATGCAATGGATTGAGGATGGTGATGATAACACAGCGTTCTTCCATGCTTCTATTAAAAGAAGAAGAGCTGTTAATAAAGTTTTCCAAATTAGTGATAACACTGGGGTGCTACATGAGGATCCTGATGGTATTGATAAGGCTTTTGAATTGTATTATATGAAGTTGCTGGGGTCGGCTAAGGAGACTCAGCATGTTGCTAGTCATGTGGTTCAGTCTGGGAGGATGGTGCAGCCTGCTCATTCTGCAGTTTTAATGAAGCCAGTTACTCCTGATGAAATCAAAGCTGCTATGTTCTCCATTCCTGGAACTAAAGCAGCAGGGCCTGATGGCTACTCTAGCCAGTTCTTCAAGGATTCATGGGAGGTGACTGGGGACACTGTCATACAGGCAGTTCTGGATTTTTTTGAGCAGGGTAGGCTTTTGAAACAGGTTAATCATACTGTGCTCACCTTAATTCCCAAAGTTGATATGCCTAAGTTAGTGACTCAATTCCGAcctattgcttgttgtaatgtggTGTATAAATGCATTACAAAGATCATTTGCAATAGGTTAAGGGATGTGTTGCCTGATATTGTTAGTGATACTCAGAGTGCTTTTGTTAAGGGGAGGGATATTGTTGAGAACATACTGATTTGCCAAGACTTGGTGAAGCTTTATAATAGGAAAACTTGTACCCCTAGAGTGATGATGAAAATAGACCTTCAAAAAGCGTATGATACTGTTGAATGGGGGTTTGTGAAGGAAATGTTGGGTGCTTTAGGTTTCCCTTCTGTGTTCATTGATAGAGTGATGGAATGTATCACCACACCTTCTTATTCTATTTCACTTAATGGAAGGGTGTTTGGTCACTTTAAAGGTAGGAGGGGTTTGCGTCAAGGTGATCCTTTGTCTCCTCTACTCTTTACATTATGTATGGAGTACCTTAGCCGTCTACTATTGGTGGCTCAAGAGCAGCAGGATTTCAAATACCACTCTCTGTGTAGGAGACTTAAACTTTCCCATTTGTGCTTTGCTGATGACTTATTAATGTTTTGTCATGGAGATTTGGGGTCTGTCAAGGTGATGCTGAGTGCGTTTGTAACTTTCTCACAAGCTACTGGGTTACAAATGAATGTTGACAAgtctaatgtgtatatgaatGGGGTGGATGCATTGGAGAGGGAGCACATTTTAGAGGCTACTGGTATGGTACCTGCAAAACTGCCATTTAGATATTTAGGGGTGCCCATTTCAGCTAAGAAATTATCTGTGCTGGATTGTGCTGTTTTAGTTGAGAGAGTGGTGGAGAGGATTCGTGCTCTTGGGGCACGCAAGCTTTCTTATGGAGGAAGACTGGTACTAGTGAGGTCAGTGCTTGGTACTCTTCACAATTATTGGGCTCGAATTTTTATTTTGCCCAAGACGGTTATAAAGAGTATTGAGGCTGTTTGTAGAAATTTTTTGTGGCAAGGAAGTGAGCATTATGATAAATCTCCTGCTGTTTCATGGGAGAAGGTGTGTATGCCCAAGAAGTATGGAGGACTGGGGCTCATTAATGCTGGGATGTGGAATATTGCAGCAATGGGTAAATATATTTGGTGGATTATGAATAAGAAAGATCATTTGTGGGTGAAATGGGTTCATGCAATCTATATTAAGGAGAAGGATTGGCTGAGTTACTCTCCTTCTACTAATGCTAGCTGGTCCTGGAAGCAACTTTGTCAGGTGAAAGAGATTCTCAAAGGAGGATACACTGGTAACAGTTGGTGCAGTCTGGATAAAGAGTATACCATTAAGGATGGGTATCAGTGGCTGCTGCCTACTGGGTCTGAGATGCTCTGGCATCATTTGGTATGGTCGAGGATTGGAACTGGTAAGGTTAATTTCATTGCTTGGCTTGCAGTTCAGAACAGGCTGATGACTAGGGATAGGTTAATTCGTTGGGTACCAGGTGAGAGTGGTTGCCTGCTTTGTGGTTTGATGGATGAGTCGCATACTCATCTGTTCTTCTCTTGTGCATTCAGCTGCAGATGTTTGAAGATGGTGTCTGACTGGCTAGGTGTTGACATTCCTGGCCAGAATACTGTATCCTGGTGGCTGAATATGCGATGCAGGTCTTTATTATTGAAGAAAGTCACTGGAGCAACCATTTGTTCTCTTTTTTATCATGTATGGTTTGCTAGGAATAGATGTCTACATGATCAGGTGCTGATGTTGCCAAAG CCAGAGGGTGTTTGGTTGTGCTGGATGGgattgggcgggtttgcccttgctGTTGTTTGCGTTTGTTTTGTATTTGCAG GTGAGTGTTCGGGGGCGGCTAGGCCTGCTGGATCTGAAGCTGAGGCcgtggaggaggaggagagacggCTGTCGTTCTGTCTTCGTCCAGTTGCGTATGTTCCTGGTGGCCTTTGA